One Vanacampus margaritifer isolate UIUO_Vmar chromosome 20, RoL_Vmar_1.0, whole genome shotgun sequence DNA window includes the following coding sequences:
- the LOC144040148 gene encoding clusterin-associated protein 1-like isoform X2, producing the protein MSFRDLQNFTEMMRALGFPRLISVENFRTPNFTLVAEILIWLAKCYEPQMELATEMNTESDRIFLIKTVAQFMATKAHIKMNTKRLYQADGYAVKEMLKITSVLYNAMKNKQMALEDSVEEENTKFKFELGTRISDLKAARQLASEATSKGASLYDLLGKEVDLRKLRTAAIARPLEISETEKAMRHAIKEVLENVEKTKVMMKNVVSDVASLDAKKEKKHWQLEMNQRRLQTLQSVRPLFMDEYEKIEEKLEEQYKLQVENFANFYYLECQQEKQIKQEKMFEERKRIMQQVKENCGQSVSSNDEEDTVEDKSLDGDTDECQTSHPQLPLNDIVAAIGKMLGVDTDESEDSERDEDEEDEGLGYDGFLRVPEARVSSTSRGRMKRHLLEKSDDDF; encoded by the exons ATGTCTTTCAGGGACTTGCAAA ATTTCACAGAGATGATGAGAGCGTTGGGGTTTCCTCGCTTGATATCTGTGGAAAACTTCCGAACCCCCAACTTCACACTAGTTGCAGAAATCCTAATATGGCTTGCTAAATg CTATGAACCCCAGATGGAACTTGCAACTGAAATGAACACAGAGTCGGACAGAATATTCCTTATCAAGACTGTGGCTCAGTTCATG GCGACTAAAGCTCACATCAAAATGAACACCAAGCGCCTTTACCAGGCTGATGGTTATGCGGTGAAAGAGATGTTAAAGATCACATCGGTGCTCTACAATGCGATGAAGAACAAGCAGATGGCCCTGGAGGACAGCGTGGAGGAGGAAAACACCAAATTCAAGTTTGAACTGGGCACTCGA ATTTCGGATCTGAAAGCAGCTCGGCAGCTGGCGTCCGAGGCCACGTCAAAAGGAGCGTCTCTGTATGATTTATTAGGGAAGGAGGTGGACCTAAGa AAACTGAGAACGGCTGCCATTGCGAGACCTCTGGAGATCAGCGAGACGGAAAAGGCCATGAGACATGCCATCAAGGAGGTCTTG GAAAATGTGGAGAAGACGAAAGTCATGATGAAGAATGTTGTTTCTGACGTTGCCAGTCTGGAtgccaagaaagaaaaaaaacactggcagTTGGAGATGAATCAGAGGCGACTCCAGACACTGCAGAGTGTCAG GCCATTATTTATGGATGAATATGAGAAGATCGAGGAGAAGCTGGAGGAGCAATACAAGTTGCAAGTGGAAAACTTTGCGAACTTTTATTACCTCGAGTGCCAGCAGGAAAAACAGATCAAACAAGAGAAGATGTTTGAG GAAAGAAAGAGGATCATGCAGCAAGTGAAGGAGAATTGTGGGCAATCTGTTAGTTCAA ATGATGAAGAGGACACTGTTGAGGACAAAAGCCTAGATGGAGACACTGATGAGTGTCAAACGTCTCATCCACAGCTCCCTCTAAATGATATTGTAGCAG CCATTGGAAAAATGCTGGGTGTTGACACTGATGAG TCAGAGGACAGTGAGAGAGATGAAGACGAAGAAGATGAGGGCCTGGGATATGATGGCTTTCTGAGGGTTCCAGAGGCAAGGGTGTCGAGCACTTCCAGGGGACGCATgaagcgccatctgctggagaAGAGTGATGATGACTTTTGA
- the LOC144040148 gene encoding clusterin-associated protein 1-like isoform X1 produces MSFRDLQNFTEMMRALGFPRLISVENFRTPNFTLVAEILIWLAKCYEPQMELATEMNTESDRIFLIKTVAQFMATKAHIKMNTKRLYQADGYAVKEMLKITSVLYNAMKNKQMALEDSVEEENTKFKFELGTRISDLKAARQLASEATSKGASLYDLLGKEVDLRKLRTAAIARPLEISETEKAMRHAIKEVLENVEKTKVMMKNVVSDVASLDAKKEKKHWQLEMNQRRLQTLQSVRPLFMDEYEKIEEKLEEQYKLQVENFANFYYLECQQEKQIKQEKMFEERKRIMQQVKENCGQSVSSNDEEDTVEDKSLDGDTDECQTSHPQLPLNDIVAGTAIGKMLGVDTDESEDSERDEDEEDEGLGYDGFLRVPEARVSSTSRGRMKRHLLEKSDDDF; encoded by the exons ATGTCTTTCAGGGACTTGCAAA ATTTCACAGAGATGATGAGAGCGTTGGGGTTTCCTCGCTTGATATCTGTGGAAAACTTCCGAACCCCCAACTTCACACTAGTTGCAGAAATCCTAATATGGCTTGCTAAATg CTATGAACCCCAGATGGAACTTGCAACTGAAATGAACACAGAGTCGGACAGAATATTCCTTATCAAGACTGTGGCTCAGTTCATG GCGACTAAAGCTCACATCAAAATGAACACCAAGCGCCTTTACCAGGCTGATGGTTATGCGGTGAAAGAGATGTTAAAGATCACATCGGTGCTCTACAATGCGATGAAGAACAAGCAGATGGCCCTGGAGGACAGCGTGGAGGAGGAAAACACCAAATTCAAGTTTGAACTGGGCACTCGA ATTTCGGATCTGAAAGCAGCTCGGCAGCTGGCGTCCGAGGCCACGTCAAAAGGAGCGTCTCTGTATGATTTATTAGGGAAGGAGGTGGACCTAAGa AAACTGAGAACGGCTGCCATTGCGAGACCTCTGGAGATCAGCGAGACGGAAAAGGCCATGAGACATGCCATCAAGGAGGTCTTG GAAAATGTGGAGAAGACGAAAGTCATGATGAAGAATGTTGTTTCTGACGTTGCCAGTCTGGAtgccaagaaagaaaaaaaacactggcagTTGGAGATGAATCAGAGGCGACTCCAGACACTGCAGAGTGTCAG GCCATTATTTATGGATGAATATGAGAAGATCGAGGAGAAGCTGGAGGAGCAATACAAGTTGCAAGTGGAAAACTTTGCGAACTTTTATTACCTCGAGTGCCAGCAGGAAAAACAGATCAAACAAGAGAAGATGTTTGAG GAAAGAAAGAGGATCATGCAGCAAGTGAAGGAGAATTGTGGGCAATCTGTTAGTTCAA ATGATGAAGAGGACACTGTTGAGGACAAAAGCCTAGATGGAGACACTGATGAGTGTCAAACGTCTCATCCACAGCTCCCTCTAAATGATATTGTAGCAG GAACAGCCATTGGAAAAATGCTGGGTGTTGACACTGATGAG TCAGAGGACAGTGAGAGAGATGAAGACGAAGAAGATGAGGGCCTGGGATATGATGGCTTTCTGAGGGTTCCAGAGGCAAGGGTGTCGAGCACTTCCAGGGGACGCATgaagcgccatctgctggagaAGAGTGATGATGACTTTTGA
- the gyg1b gene encoding glycogenin-1b isoform X1, with translation MADQAFVTLATNDSYAKGAMVLGQSLRRHKTSKKLAALIGPQVSEPCQSVLRRIFDEVRLVDVLDSGDAAHLALLKRPELGVTFTKLHCWTLTHYSKCVFMDADTLVLSNIDELFDREELSAAPDPGWPDCFNSGVFVFRPSVETYDKLLQYCTEHGSFDGGDQGILNGFFGDWATADISKHLPFIYNLSSIAIYTYLPAFKHYGVNAKVVHFLGKTKPWSHGLDAKTKGVSGGAHPSFLLDWWALYSTSVVPMLQEQYGDQPFISECVAEVVDDVPVFPVKFSYSDNTFGSAQAIEESLASVAAAVHLSPPQQQQQQQPSSEERKQKWEQGQADYMGTDSFDNIKRKLDTFLK, from the exons ATGGCAG ACCAAGCTTTTGTGACATTGGCTACCAATGACAGCTATGCGAAGGGAGCCATGGTTCTGGGCCAGTCCCTGCGCCGCCACAAAACCTCCAAAAAGCTGGCAGCCCTCATCGGGCCCCAGGTGTCGGAACCTTGCCA GTCCGTGCTGAGGAGGATCTTCGACGAGGTTCGGCTGGTCGACGTGCTAGACAGCGGCGACGCGGCCCACCTGGCGCTATTGAAGAGGCCCGAATTGGGCGTCACCTTCACGAAACTCCACTGCTGGACCCTCACACATTACTCTAAGTGTGTCTTCATGGATGCAGACACTCTG GTGCTTTCCAATATAGACGAGCTCTTTGACAGAGAAGAACTGTCAGCTGCCCCCGACCCTGGCTGGCCTGACTGCTTCAACTCTGGCGTGTTTGTTTTTCGTCCGTCTGTGGAGACTTATGACAAACTGCTCCAGTACTGCACAGAACACGGCAGCTTTGACG GGGGAGACCAAGGGATTCTGAACGGCTTCTTCGGCGACTGGGCCACGGCCGACATTTCAAAACACCTCCCCTTCATCTACAACCTCAGCAGCATCGCCATTTATACGTACCTACCAGCCTTCAAGCA CTACGGCGTCAATGCCAAGGTGGTCCACTTCCTGGGGAAGACCAAACCTTGGAGCCACGGCTTGGACGCCAAAACCAAAGGTGTGTCCGGTGGCGCGCACCCTTCCTTCCTCCTGGACTGGTGGGCCTTGTACTCCACCAGCGTGGTGCCTATGCTACAGGAGCAATACGGAGACCAGCCCTTCATCTCGGAATGCGTCGCGGAGGT GGTGGATGATGTCCCTGTCTTTCCCGTAAAGTTCTCCTACAGTGACAATACTTTTGGGAGCGCACAG GCCATAGAGGAGAGCCTGGCGTCTGTGGCCGCAGCGGTCCACCTGTCGCCgccgcagcagcaacagcagcagcagccgtcTTCCGAGGAGCGCAAGCAGAAATGGGAGCAAGGCCAGGCGGACTACATGGGAACGGACTCCTTTGACAATATCAAGAGGAAGCTCGACACTTTTCTCAAatga
- the gyg1b gene encoding glycogenin-1b isoform X3, with amino-acid sequence MADQAFVTLATNDSYAKGAMVLGQSLRRHKTSKKLAALIGPQVSEPCQSVLRRIFDEVRLVDVLDSGDAAHLALLKRPELGVTFTKLHCWTLTHYSKCVFMDADTLVLSNIDELFDREELSAAPDPGWPDCFNSGVFVFRPSVETYDKLLQYCTEHGSFDGGDQGILNGFFGDWATADISKHLPFIYNLSSIAIYTYLPAFKHYGVNAKVVHFLGKTKPWSHGLDAKTKGVSGGAHPSFLLDWWALYSTSVVPMLQEQYGDQPFISECVAEAIEESLASVAAAVHLSPPQQQQQQQPSSEERKQKWEQGQADYMGTDSFDNIKRKLDTFLK; translated from the exons ATGGCAG ACCAAGCTTTTGTGACATTGGCTACCAATGACAGCTATGCGAAGGGAGCCATGGTTCTGGGCCAGTCCCTGCGCCGCCACAAAACCTCCAAAAAGCTGGCAGCCCTCATCGGGCCCCAGGTGTCGGAACCTTGCCA GTCCGTGCTGAGGAGGATCTTCGACGAGGTTCGGCTGGTCGACGTGCTAGACAGCGGCGACGCGGCCCACCTGGCGCTATTGAAGAGGCCCGAATTGGGCGTCACCTTCACGAAACTCCACTGCTGGACCCTCACACATTACTCTAAGTGTGTCTTCATGGATGCAGACACTCTG GTGCTTTCCAATATAGACGAGCTCTTTGACAGAGAAGAACTGTCAGCTGCCCCCGACCCTGGCTGGCCTGACTGCTTCAACTCTGGCGTGTTTGTTTTTCGTCCGTCTGTGGAGACTTATGACAAACTGCTCCAGTACTGCACAGAACACGGCAGCTTTGACG GGGGAGACCAAGGGATTCTGAACGGCTTCTTCGGCGACTGGGCCACGGCCGACATTTCAAAACACCTCCCCTTCATCTACAACCTCAGCAGCATCGCCATTTATACGTACCTACCAGCCTTCAAGCA CTACGGCGTCAATGCCAAGGTGGTCCACTTCCTGGGGAAGACCAAACCTTGGAGCCACGGCTTGGACGCCAAAACCAAAGGTGTGTCCGGTGGCGCGCACCCTTCCTTCCTCCTGGACTGGTGGGCCTTGTACTCCACCAGCGTGGTGCCTATGCTACAGGAGCAATACGGAGACCAGCCCTTCATCTCGGAATGCGTCGCGGAG GCCATAGAGGAGAGCCTGGCGTCTGTGGCCGCAGCGGTCCACCTGTCGCCgccgcagcagcaacagcagcagcagccgtcTTCCGAGGAGCGCAAGCAGAAATGGGAGCAAGGCCAGGCGGACTACATGGGAACGGACTCCTTTGACAATATCAAGAGGAAGCTCGACACTTTTCTCAAatga
- the gyg1b gene encoding glycogenin-1b isoform X2, which yields MVLGQSLRRHKTSKKLAALIGPQVSEPCQSVLRRIFDEVRLVDVLDSGDAAHLALLKRPELGVTFTKLHCWTLTHYSKCVFMDADTLVLSNIDELFDREELSAAPDPGWPDCFNSGVFVFRPSVETYDKLLQYCTEHGSFDGGDQGILNGFFGDWATADISKHLPFIYNLSSIAIYTYLPAFKHYGVNAKVVHFLGKTKPWSHGLDAKTKGVSGGAHPSFLLDWWALYSTSVVPMLQEQYGDQPFISECVAEVVDDVPVFPVKFSYSDNTFGSAQAIEESLASVAAAVHLSPPQQQQQQQPSSEERKQKWEQGQADYMGTDSFDNIKRKLDTFLK from the exons ATGGTTCTGGGCCAGTCCCTGCGCCGCCACAAAACCTCCAAAAAGCTGGCAGCCCTCATCGGGCCCCAGGTGTCGGAACCTTGCCA GTCCGTGCTGAGGAGGATCTTCGACGAGGTTCGGCTGGTCGACGTGCTAGACAGCGGCGACGCGGCCCACCTGGCGCTATTGAAGAGGCCCGAATTGGGCGTCACCTTCACGAAACTCCACTGCTGGACCCTCACACATTACTCTAAGTGTGTCTTCATGGATGCAGACACTCTG GTGCTTTCCAATATAGACGAGCTCTTTGACAGAGAAGAACTGTCAGCTGCCCCCGACCCTGGCTGGCCTGACTGCTTCAACTCTGGCGTGTTTGTTTTTCGTCCGTCTGTGGAGACTTATGACAAACTGCTCCAGTACTGCACAGAACACGGCAGCTTTGACG GGGGAGACCAAGGGATTCTGAACGGCTTCTTCGGCGACTGGGCCACGGCCGACATTTCAAAACACCTCCCCTTCATCTACAACCTCAGCAGCATCGCCATTTATACGTACCTACCAGCCTTCAAGCA CTACGGCGTCAATGCCAAGGTGGTCCACTTCCTGGGGAAGACCAAACCTTGGAGCCACGGCTTGGACGCCAAAACCAAAGGTGTGTCCGGTGGCGCGCACCCTTCCTTCCTCCTGGACTGGTGGGCCTTGTACTCCACCAGCGTGGTGCCTATGCTACAGGAGCAATACGGAGACCAGCCCTTCATCTCGGAATGCGTCGCGGAGGT GGTGGATGATGTCCCTGTCTTTCCCGTAAAGTTCTCCTACAGTGACAATACTTTTGGGAGCGCACAG GCCATAGAGGAGAGCCTGGCGTCTGTGGCCGCAGCGGTCCACCTGTCGCCgccgcagcagcaacagcagcagcagccgtcTTCCGAGGAGCGCAAGCAGAAATGGGAGCAAGGCCAGGCGGACTACATGGGAACGGACTCCTTTGACAATATCAAGAGGAAGCTCGACACTTTTCTCAAatga
- the gyg1b gene encoding glycogenin-1b isoform X4, whose protein sequence is MADQAFVTLATNDSYAKGAMVLGQSLRRHKTSKKLAALIGPQVSEPCQSVLRRIFDEVRLVDVLDSGDAAHLALLKRPELGVTFTKLHCWTLTHYSKCVFMDADTLVLSNIDELFDREELSAAPDPGWPDCFNSGVFVFRPSVETYDKLLQYCTEHGSFDGGDQGILNGFFGDWATADISKHLPFIYNLSSIAIYTYLPAFKHYGVNAKVVHFLGKTKPWSHGLDAKTKGVSGGAHPSFLLDWWALYSTSVVPMLQEQYGDQPFISECVAEVVDDVPVFPVKFSYSDNTFGSAQCLRLD, encoded by the exons ATGGCAG ACCAAGCTTTTGTGACATTGGCTACCAATGACAGCTATGCGAAGGGAGCCATGGTTCTGGGCCAGTCCCTGCGCCGCCACAAAACCTCCAAAAAGCTGGCAGCCCTCATCGGGCCCCAGGTGTCGGAACCTTGCCA GTCCGTGCTGAGGAGGATCTTCGACGAGGTTCGGCTGGTCGACGTGCTAGACAGCGGCGACGCGGCCCACCTGGCGCTATTGAAGAGGCCCGAATTGGGCGTCACCTTCACGAAACTCCACTGCTGGACCCTCACACATTACTCTAAGTGTGTCTTCATGGATGCAGACACTCTG GTGCTTTCCAATATAGACGAGCTCTTTGACAGAGAAGAACTGTCAGCTGCCCCCGACCCTGGCTGGCCTGACTGCTTCAACTCTGGCGTGTTTGTTTTTCGTCCGTCTGTGGAGACTTATGACAAACTGCTCCAGTACTGCACAGAACACGGCAGCTTTGACG GGGGAGACCAAGGGATTCTGAACGGCTTCTTCGGCGACTGGGCCACGGCCGACATTTCAAAACACCTCCCCTTCATCTACAACCTCAGCAGCATCGCCATTTATACGTACCTACCAGCCTTCAAGCA CTACGGCGTCAATGCCAAGGTGGTCCACTTCCTGGGGAAGACCAAACCTTGGAGCCACGGCTTGGACGCCAAAACCAAAGGTGTGTCCGGTGGCGCGCACCCTTCCTTCCTCCTGGACTGGTGGGCCTTGTACTCCACCAGCGTGGTGCCTATGCTACAGGAGCAATACGGAGACCAGCCCTTCATCTCGGAATGCGTCGCGGAGGT GGTGGATGATGTCCCTGTCTTTCCCGTAAAGTTCTCCTACAGTGACAATACTTTTGGGAGCGCACAG TGTTTACGTTTGGACTAA
- the cpb1 gene encoding carboxypeptidase B: MRILLLFGLVAVALADVTRFDGERVLRLKPVYDEHVTLIKDLAESIELDFWSPESAELVTIDIDVDVRVPALYQDMVHTMLLQSNMGYDILIDDLQGAVEDQADNKPSPRTHTYTKYNSWDKVQAWIASISSSNPSLISKQVIGKTYEGRTMTLLKLGNKSGASKPAIFMDCGIHAREWISPAFCQWFVKEALSTYGKDSQMTSLLNQMDVYVLPVFNIDGYDYTHKSNRMWRKTRSRGSGSSCIGADPNRNWNAGWCTVGASSSPCSDTFCGYRPESEIEVKNVADFIRRNKSAIKAYVTIHSYSQLLLFPYSYTYDRAEHHSELMKIAQGASAALRGLYGTRYTSGPGAATIYPAAGGSDDWAYDLGVKYSFTFELRDTGRYGFLLPESQIKPTCEETMLAVKYIAAYVQKNLY, from the exons ATGAGGATCCTCCTGCTTTTCGGACTGGTCGCCGTCGCCTTGGCTGACGTCACTCGCTTCGACGG tgAACGAGTGTTGCGTCTGAAGCCGGTGTATGACGAACATGTGACCCTCATTAAGGATCTGGCCGAGAGCATTGAG CTCGACTTCTGGAGCCCCGAGAGCGCCGAGCTGGTGACCATCGACATCGACGTGGATGTCCGCGTGCCCGCCTTGTACCAGGATATGGTGCACACCATGCTGTTGCAGAGTAACATGGGATACGA CATCCTGATCGACGACCTGCAGGGTGCTGTTGAGGACCAGGCCGACAACAAGCCTTCACCCAGAACCCACacctacactaaatacaacagcTGGGACAAG GTCCAGGCATGGATTGCGTCCATTTCCTCTTCAAACCCGAGTCTGATCAGCAAACAGGTGATTGGGAAAACCTACGAGGGACGCACCATGACTCTCCTCAAG CTCGGCAACAAGTCCGGCGCCAGCAAACCCGCCATCTTCATGGACTGCGGCATCCACGCCAGAGAGTGGATCTCCCCCGCTTTCTGCCAATGGTTTGTCAAGGAG GCTCTGTCCACCTACGGCAAAGATTCCCAGATGACCAGCCTGCTCAACCAGATGGACGTCTACGTCCTTCCGGTCTTCAATATCGACGGTTACGACTACACACACAAGAGC AATAGGATGTGGAGGAAAACTCGCTCCAGGGGGTCTGGATCCAGCTGCATCGGAGCTGATCCCAACAGGAATTGGAATGCTGGCTGGTGCA CCGTCGGCGCCTCAAGCAGCCCCTGCAGCGACACCTTCTGCGGCTACAGACCCGAGTCCGAGATCGAGGTCAAGAACGTGGCCGACTTCATCCGCAGGAACAAGTCTGCCATCAAGGCCTACGTCACCATCCACTCCTACTCGCAGCTGCTGCTCTTCCCTTACTCGTACACCTACGACCGGGCCGAGCACCACAGCGAGCTG ATGAAGATTGCTCAGGGAGCTTCTGCCGCTCTTCGAGGTCTGTATGGAACCCGCTATACAAGTGGACCTGGTGCAGCAACCATCT ACCCCGCCGCCGGAGGCTCCGACGACTGGGCCTACGACCTCGGTGTGAAATACTCCTTCACCTTCGAGTTGCGCGACACCGGCCGTTACGGCTTCCTGCTGCCCGAGTCTCAGATCAAGCCCACGTGCGAGGAGACCATGCTGGCCGTCAAGTACATCGCTGCCTACGTGCAAAAGAACCTCTATTAA
- the agtr1b gene encoding type-1 angiotensin II receptor — protein MENGTAGATKAINLTCGISGNHSIIYTLVPIVYSCNFVVGMVGNSMVVAVIYCYMKLKTVANIFVLNLALSDLTFLITLPMWAAFTAMGYHWPFGGFLCKTSAGLVMLNLYTSTFFLTALSIDRYLAIVHPVRSRRFRTVAYARITCVVVWLLAFVLSVPTLLTRDVLNIANNNNTWCGVLHPTTENRDRLKGRLLAINLMKSLMGFVVPFVIIITCYCLIGRALVGTRRIQKSSRSRDDEVLRMLAAAVLAFFLCWMPHQVFHFLQVLTQLMQVENCAMVEIIDTAMPFTICLAYLNSCVNPILYGFVGRNFRKNCKRLLRCSPARPPGAHPSISSKMSALSFRASEALSLTALKSKASSDGK, from the coding sequence aTGGAGAACGGCACAGCAGGCGCAACGAAGGCCATAAACCTGACGTGCGGCATTTCCGGAAACCACAGCATCATCTACACCTTGGTGCCCATCGTCTACAGCTGCAATTTCGTCGTCGGCATGGTGGGCAACAGCATGGTGGTGGCGGTCATCTACTGCTACATGAAGCTGAAGACGGTGGCCAACATATTCGTGCTCAACCTGGCCCTGTCCGACCTGACTTTCCTCATCACCTTGCCCATGTGGGCCGCGTTCACCGCCATGGGCTACCACTGGCCCTTCGGGGGCTTTCTGTGCAAGACCAGCGCCGGGCTGGTCATGCTCAACCTGTACACCAGCACCTTCTTCCTCACCGCGCTCAGCATCGACCGCTACCTGGCCATCGTGCACCCGGTGCGCTCGCGGCGCTTCCGCACGGTGGCGTACGCCCGCATCACCTGCGTGGTGGTGTGGCTTCTGGCCTTCGTCCTCAGCGTGCCCACGCTGTTGACGCGGGACGTGCTCAACAtcgccaacaacaacaacacctgGTGCGGCGTCCTGCACCCGACCACCGAGAACCGCGACAGGTTGAAGGGTCGCCTCCTGGCGATCAACCTGATGAAGAGCCTGATGGGCTTCGTGGTGCctttcgtcatcatcatcacgtgTTACTGCCTGATCGGGCGGGCGCTGGTGGGCACCAGGCGCATACAGAAGAGCTCCAGGTCCCGCGACGACGAAGTTCTGCGCATGCTGGCCGCCGCCGTCCTGGCCTTCTTCCTGTGCTGGATGCCGCACCAGGTGTTCCACTTCCTGCAGGTTCTCACGCAACTCATGCAGGTGGAAAACTGCGCCATGGTGGAAATCATCGACACCGCCATGCCCTTCACCATATGCCTGGCTTACCTCAACAGTTGCGTCAATCCCATCCTCTACGGCTTCGTGGGGCGGAATTTCCGTAAGAACTGCAAGAGGCTGCTGCGCTGTTCGCCCGCCAGGCCACCGGGGGCGCATCCGAGCATCAGCTCCAAGATGAGCGCGCTGTCCTTTCGGGCCTCCGAGGCTCTGAGCCTGACGGCCCTCAAGAGCAAAGCTTCGTCTGACGGGAAGTAA